A single window of Phycisphaerae bacterium DNA harbors:
- the sucC gene encoding ADP-forming succinate--CoA ligase subunit beta → MKVHEYQARQLLQKAGAPVPKFEVIDSPEQARTAIKALGGGRLVLKAQVHAGGRGKAGYVILSDDPAEIEKNAKRMLAEPMISKQTGPQGVKVRKLLLAPAVEIDKEFYVGMVIDRAKGCPVMMVSREGGVEIEEVAARNPDAIVKEWLHPHMGLLPYQLRRLTAALGLEGELAKQASATMASLAKIFVERDCSLAEVNPLVLTKEAGGQPGRILAIDAKFTFDDNALFRHADVAEMFDPTEENPNEIRASKHNLTYIALDGNIGCLVNGAGLAMSTMDIIKLHGGEPANFLDVGGSVTKDGAVEAFRIILSDPKVKGILVNIFGGIAKCDVIADALIHAAQEVGFKVPVVVRLEGTNVDIARKMLAEAKIPQLLPAADLTDAAKKVCAAV, encoded by the coding sequence ATGAAAGTTCACGAATACCAGGCCCGGCAGCTTTTGCAGAAGGCGGGGGCGCCGGTCCCGAAGTTTGAGGTCATCGATTCGCCCGAGCAGGCCCGGACGGCAATTAAAGCCCTCGGCGGTGGCAGGCTCGTCCTCAAGGCGCAGGTCCACGCCGGTGGACGCGGCAAGGCGGGCTACGTCATCCTGTCCGATGATCCTGCTGAGATCGAGAAAAACGCCAAGCGGATGCTCGCCGAGCCGATGATCTCCAAGCAGACCGGCCCGCAGGGGGTGAAGGTGCGGAAGCTCCTGCTCGCCCCGGCCGTCGAGATCGACAAGGAGTTCTACGTCGGCATGGTCATCGATCGGGCGAAGGGCTGCCCGGTCATGATGGTCTCGCGCGAGGGCGGCGTGGAGATCGAAGAAGTCGCCGCGCGAAACCCCGACGCGATCGTGAAGGAATGGCTGCACCCGCACATGGGCTTGCTGCCGTATCAACTGCGGCGTCTGACGGCGGCGCTGGGCTTGGAAGGCGAACTGGCCAAGCAGGCGTCGGCGACAATGGCGTCGCTGGCGAAGATCTTCGTCGAGAGGGATTGCAGCCTCGCCGAGGTCAACCCCCTCGTCCTCACGAAGGAGGCGGGCGGTCAGCCGGGGCGGATTTTGGCGATCGACGCGAAGTTCACCTTCGACGACAACGCCCTGTTCCGCCACGCGGACGTCGCCGAGATGTTCGACCCCACGGAGGAGAACCCCAACGAGATTCGCGCGTCGAAACACAACCTGACGTACATCGCCCTCGACGGCAACATCGGCTGCCTGGTCAACGGGGCCGGCCTGGCGATGAGCACGATGGACATCATCAAGCTGCACGGCGGCGAGCCGGCGAATTTTCTCGACGTCGGCGGCAGCGTCACCAAGGACGGGGCGGTCGAGGCCTTTCGCATCATCCTCAGCGACCCCAAGGTCAAGGGGATCCTCGTCAACATCTTCGGCGGCATCGCCAAGTGCGACGTGATCGCCGACGCCCTGATCCACGCGGCCCAGGAAGTCGGCTTCAAGGTACCGGTCGTCGTGCGATTGGAGGGCACCAATGTCGACATCGCCCGCAAGATGCTCGCCGAGGCGAAGATCCCGCAGCTGCTCCCCGCGGCGGATTTGACGGATGCGGCGAAAAAAGTCTGCGCGGCGGTTTAG
- a CDS encoding citrate synthase/methylcitrate synthase has product MAKFLGRIEFPCTIELGRGLEGAITNITKIGYVNGEEGKLIYRGYSIEDLSDHCTFEEVAYLLIFGKLPSRAELQTFEARLRKVGPLPASVKKLLDSLPADAHPMNILQSAVATLGCYDKDAAEVTHHLSNTADALPKETEVAVRILSLMSALGAAVARKRRGLPLIDPDPNLSFTANYLYMMSGQKPDEVTERTMDVCMILQADHGMNASTFTAMVVHSSLSDMYSTIAAAIGSLRGPLHGGANEAALDDLEAIGGPDKAKAWVQDRFARGEKIVGFGHRVYKAYDPRATVLKKHAEALCKKLGEENLYRTAAAVEDEVLAAMQAKGKPIYPNVDFYSGLVYHCLGFEAPIFPVIFAVSRTAGWVARVLEYLPENRIFRPRAVYNGTLDDKVPSIDQR; this is encoded by the coding sequence ATGGCAAAGTTTCTGGGGCGAATCGAGTTTCCCTGCACGATCGAGCTGGGCCGCGGTCTGGAGGGCGCGATCACCAACATCACCAAGATCGGCTACGTCAACGGCGAGGAAGGCAAGCTGATCTATCGCGGCTACTCGATCGAAGATCTGAGTGACCATTGCACCTTCGAAGAGGTCGCCTACCTGCTGATCTTCGGCAAGCTCCCCAGCCGTGCCGAGCTTCAGACCTTCGAGGCCCGGCTCCGCAAGGTCGGCCCACTTCCTGCATCGGTCAAAAAACTGCTCGATTCGCTGCCAGCCGACGCCCACCCCATGAACATTCTGCAATCCGCCGTAGCGACGCTCGGCTGCTACGACAAGGATGCCGCCGAAGTGACGCACCACCTCTCCAACACGGCCGATGCGTTGCCCAAGGAGACGGAGGTCGCCGTCCGCATCCTCTCCCTGATGAGCGCCCTCGGCGCCGCCGTCGCCCGCAAGCGGCGCGGTCTGCCGCTCATCGACCCCGATCCCAATCTCTCCTTCACCGCCAACTACCTCTACATGATGAGCGGCCAAAAGCCCGACGAAGTGACCGAGCGGACGATGGACGTCTGCATGATCCTCCAGGCCGACCACGGCATGAACGCGTCGACGTTCACGGCCATGGTCGTGCACAGCTCGCTCTCGGATATGTACTCGACGATCGCCGCCGCCATCGGCTCGCTGCGCGGCCCCCTGCACGGCGGGGCCAACGAAGCCGCGCTCGACGACCTCGAGGCCATCGGCGGCCCCGACAAAGCCAAGGCGTGGGTGCAGGACCGCTTCGCACGGGGCGAGAAGATCGTCGGCTTCGGCCATCGCGTGTACAAGGCGTATGACCCGCGGGCGACGGTCCTCAAGAAACATGCCGAGGCCTTGTGCAAGAAACTCGGCGAAGAGAATCTTTATCGCACCGCCGCCGCCGTTGAAGACGAAGTCCTCGCCGCCATGCAGGCCAAGGGCAAGCCCATCTATCCCAACGTCGATTTCTACTCCGGTCTCGTCTACCACTGCCTCGGCTTCGAAGCCCCGATCTTTCCGGTCATCTTCGCCGTCTCGCGAACCGCCGGTTGGGTCGCGCGCGTATTGGAGTATCTCCCGGAAAATCGCATATTCCGCCCGCGCGCGGTCTACAACGGCACGCTCGACGACAAGGTGCCATCGATCGATCAGCGTTAG